The Streptomyces sp. NBC_00344 genome includes a window with the following:
- a CDS encoding THUMP-like domain-containing protein, which yields MTDLDTFRALLTGQGRALLDSLRDFEPSRELSIATHLRRDHSPDLVSAALGQARLRQRAVAKFGAEDAYRMFFTPNGVEQSTRKSVAEYRAGRFRDIGAASVADLCCGIGGDALALARAGFAVHAVDSDPMTCLVARTNAEMLGQHHRATFACEDVTAYDWRGSGSEALFIDPARRGGRGRIFDPEAYSPPLSWAVDAVREAGSGAIKIAPGIPHELVPDDFEAEWISDTGDVKEAVLWHHAGAGHVIVPGTRRATLLPSGATLTGRGLPDPAPRPVGRYLYEPDGAVIRAHLVAEVAEDLDGGLIDETIAYITADELRRTPYATAYEITDELPFGLKKLKALLREREVGRLTVKKRGSAVEPEEVRRRVKPAGPNEATVFLTRVAGAPSMLIGRPAPGPAGDATVTPGR from the coding sequence GTGACCGACCTCGACACCTTCCGTGCACTGCTCACCGGCCAGGGCCGTGCCCTGCTCGACTCACTGAGAGACTTCGAGCCCTCCCGGGAACTGTCCATCGCGACGCATCTGCGCCGCGACCACTCCCCCGATCTCGTCTCGGCGGCACTCGGACAGGCACGGCTGAGGCAGCGGGCGGTGGCGAAGTTCGGCGCCGAGGACGCGTACCGGATGTTCTTCACACCGAACGGCGTCGAGCAGTCCACCCGGAAGTCGGTCGCCGAGTACCGGGCAGGACGCTTCCGGGACATCGGTGCCGCCTCGGTCGCCGACCTCTGCTGCGGAATCGGCGGCGACGCGCTCGCGCTGGCCCGGGCCGGTTTCGCCGTGCACGCCGTGGACAGTGACCCGATGACCTGCCTGGTCGCCAGGACCAACGCCGAGATGCTGGGGCAGCACCACCGGGCCACCTTCGCCTGCGAGGACGTCACCGCGTACGACTGGCGGGGATCCGGCAGCGAAGCCCTGTTCATCGACCCCGCACGGCGCGGCGGCCGGGGCCGCATCTTCGATCCCGAGGCCTACTCGCCGCCGCTGTCCTGGGCCGTCGACGCGGTACGCGAGGCGGGCAGCGGCGCCATCAAGATCGCTCCGGGCATCCCGCACGAGCTGGTTCCGGACGATTTCGAGGCCGAGTGGATCTCGGACACGGGAGACGTGAAGGAGGCCGTGCTCTGGCACCACGCCGGCGCCGGACACGTCATCGTCCCCGGCACGCGCCGAGCGACCCTGCTCCCCTCGGGAGCCACCCTGACCGGCCGCGGCCTGCCCGATCCCGCGCCGCGCCCGGTCGGCCGCTATCTGTACGAGCCCGACGGCGCCGTCATCCGCGCCCATCTGGTCGCCGAGGTCGCCGAAGACCTGGACGGCGGGCTGATCGACGAGACGATCGCCTACATCACGGCGGACGAACTGCGCCGGACCCCGTACGCGACCGCCTACGAGATCACCGATGAACTGCCCTTCGGCCTCAAGAAGCTGAAGGCGCTGCTCCGCGAGCGCGAGGTCGGCCGGCTCACCGTCAAGAAGCGCGGCTCGGCGGTGGAGCCGGAGGAGGTGCGCCGCAGGGTGAAGCCCGCGGGCCCCAACGAGGCGACCGTCTTCCTGACCCGGGTGGCGGGCGCACCGTCGATGCTGATCGGCCGGCCGGCGCCCGGCCCCGCGGGGGACGCCACGGTCACCCCAGGTCGGTGA
- a CDS encoding MFS transporter, translated as MTNSSAQKGRWLLPVLLTVQFVVSLDMSVVNVALPDIGRDIGLAPDALPWVINAYALAFGGLLMLGGRLADVIGGRRTLLAGFALFGAASLAGGLAAGPGWLIAARALQGAGAAALAPVAFTLLTVTYPPGAPRARALGLWGMSGAAGGAAGMLVGGLLTSCAGWRSVMLINVPVVVPALLAARRAVPAERRTGRAPRLDVAGAVLVTGGTSALVLGLVRTGTYGWTSRTTLLALAVSVALLTAFAVVELRVRGPLLRLGLLTNPSVLSANLFTLLMSSGQFAAFYFTSLYMQQVLGYGPTATGIAFLPFCAGVVAGSLLAPRAVARFGPGTVLVTGGLLGAAGLAWFALTVAVGSTFAVSVLGPSLVLSVGVGVCFVPLGAEATAGVIPSEVGMAAGVLNSSRQIGGSLGLSVLATVAVHVSSRAPHGGRAALADGQSAALWTAAALLVAASLAVALLRGRRRRATAPAEPAPVTAAVSR; from the coding sequence ATGACGAACTCATCTGCACAGAAAGGCCGTTGGCTGCTGCCGGTGCTGCTCACCGTGCAGTTCGTGGTGTCGCTCGACATGTCGGTGGTGAACGTCGCGCTGCCGGACATCGGAAGGGACATCGGGCTGGCGCCGGACGCGCTGCCCTGGGTGATCAACGCCTATGCGCTCGCCTTCGGCGGGCTGCTGATGCTCGGCGGACGGCTCGCCGACGTGATCGGCGGACGGCGCACCCTGCTCGCCGGCTTCGCGCTGTTCGGCGCGGCGAGCCTGGCCGGGGGTCTGGCCGCGGGGCCCGGCTGGCTGATCGCGGCGCGCGCCCTGCAGGGCGCGGGAGCCGCGGCCCTCGCTCCGGTCGCCTTCACCCTGCTCACCGTCACCTACCCGCCGGGGGCGCCCCGGGCCCGCGCGCTCGGCCTGTGGGGGATGTCCGGAGCGGCGGGCGGTGCCGCCGGGATGCTCGTGGGCGGGCTGCTCACCAGTTGCGCCGGGTGGCGCTCGGTGATGCTGATCAACGTCCCGGTGGTGGTCCCGGCCCTGCTGGCCGCCCGGCGGGCGGTACCCGCCGAACGCCGTACGGGCCGGGCGCCGCGCCTGGACGTGGCGGGGGCGGTGCTGGTCACGGGCGGTACGTCCGCGCTCGTGCTCGGTCTCGTCCGCACCGGGACCTACGGCTGGACCTCCCGCACCACGCTCCTCGCCCTTGCCGTCTCCGTGGCCCTGCTGACCGCCTTCGCGGTGGTCGAACTCCGGGTGCGCGGCCCCCTGCTGCGGCTGGGCCTGCTCACGAACCCGTCGGTGCTCTCCGCGAATCTCTTCACGCTGCTGATGTCCTCCGGGCAGTTCGCGGCCTTCTACTTCACCTCTCTCTACATGCAGCAGGTGCTGGGCTACGGGCCGACCGCCACCGGGATCGCCTTCCTGCCCTTCTGCGCGGGTGTCGTGGCCGGATCTCTGCTGGCGCCCAGGGCGGTGGCGCGGTTCGGCCCCGGCACGGTCCTGGTCACCGGTGGGCTGCTCGGCGCGGCGGGTCTCGCCTGGTTCGCGCTGACGGTCGCCGTCGGATCCACCTTCGCCGTCTCGGTACTCGGCCCTTCGCTCGTCCTGAGCGTCGGTGTCGGCGTCTGCTTCGTCCCGCTGGGCGCGGAGGCCACCGCCGGTGTGATCCCGTCCGAGGTGGGCATGGCGGCGGGCGTGCTCAACAGCTCCCGTCAGATCGGTGGTTCGCTCGGTCTCTCGGTCCTCGCCACGGTCGCGGTGCACGTCTCGTCCCGCGCGCCGCACGGGGGCCGCGCGGCTCTGGCCGACGGGCAGTCGGCGGCCCTGTGGACCGCGGCCGCGCTGCTCGTGGCGGCGAGCCTGGCGGTGGCCCTGCTGCGGGGGCGGCGCAGGCGGGCCACCGCCCCCGCTGAGCCGGCTCCCGTGACGGCCGCCGTGTCCCGCTGA
- a CDS encoding nucleotidyltransferase domain-containing protein codes for MSSAMDLAPAIRNALAQRLIDALTAQCPGSRAGLRGSLARGTADAYSDIDLAWTVPDAEFDACAAGAGACLARVREVASLRSDPDLQRSRGRRLLFVAFRDLPLFWRLDLEISAESAAGDPDHDRGNPQARGDDWSPAASALANAVAAVKAVLRHQPDTARGLLERGLRRVGAPGAVSGRWPEDVARLARAAAGLEPEQRPLADRVVRLADELLPRHPAG; via the coding sequence ATGTCATCAGCCATGGACCTGGCCCCGGCGATCCGGAACGCCCTGGCGCAGCGGCTGATCGACGCGCTCACCGCGCAGTGCCCCGGCTCACGGGCCGGGCTGCGGGGCTCGCTCGCCCGGGGGACGGCCGATGCCTACAGCGACATCGACCTCGCCTGGACGGTCCCCGACGCGGAATTCGACGCCTGTGCGGCGGGTGCCGGGGCGTGTCTGGCGCGGGTGCGGGAAGTGGCTTCGCTGCGCAGCGACCCGGACCTCCAGCGCTCCCGCGGACGACGGCTGCTCTTCGTCGCCTTCCGGGATCTGCCGCTCTTCTGGCGGCTGGACCTGGAGATCTCGGCGGAGTCGGCCGCCGGGGACCCGGATCACGACCGAGGAAACCCGCAGGCACGCGGCGACGACTGGTCGCCGGCCGCGAGCGCGCTCGCCAATGCGGTTGCCGCCGTCAAGGCGGTGCTGCGCCACCAGCCGGACACCGCGCGAGGGCTGCTGGAGCGCGGGCTCCGGCGGGTCGGCGCCCCCGGCGCCGTCAGCGGGCGATGGCCGGAGGACGTCGCGCGCCTCGCCCGCGCGGCTGCGGGGCTGGAACCCGAGCAGCGCCCCCTCGCCGACCGGGTCGTACGCCTCGCCGATGAGCTGCTGCCCCGCCACCCGGCCGGCTGA
- the groES gene encoding co-chaperone GroES, translating to MSTTSSKVAIKPLEDRIVVQPLDAEQTTASGLVIPDTAKEKPQEGVVLAVGPGRFENGERLPLDVKTGDVVLYSKYGGTEVKYNSEEYLVLSARDVLAIIEK from the coding sequence GTGTCGACAACCAGCTCCAAGGTTGCCATTAAGCCGCTCGAGGACCGCATTGTGGTCCAGCCGCTCGACGCCGAGCAGACCACGGCCTCCGGCCTGGTCATTCCGGACACCGCCAAGGAGAAGCCCCAGGAGGGCGTCGTCCTGGCCGTGGGCCCGGGCCGCTTCGAGAACGGCGAGCGTCTTCCGCTCGACGTCAAGACCGGCGATGTCGTTCTGTACAGCAAGTACGGCGGCACTGAGGTGAAGTACAACAGCGAGGAGTACCTCGTTCTCTCGGCTCGCGACGTGCTCGCGATCATCGAGAAGTAA